Genomic DNA from Stigmatella erecta:
ACTTCCAGCACTTCGTGAAGGCGTGCGATGCGTCCACGCCCATCCCGGAGGACATCGCGAACCTGCCCAAGCCCATCATCGGCTTCTTCGGGCTGATGGCGGACTGGGTGGACCAGGAGGCGATGATCGCCACCGCCAAGGCGCACCCCGAGGGCTCCGTCGTCGTCATCGGCAAGGTGGCGCCCGACTGCGACGTGTCCAAGATGAAGGAGGTGCCCAACATCCACTTCCTGGGCCGCAAGCCGTACTCGAGCCTGCCGGGCTACAGCCGCGCCTTCGATGTGGCGCTCATGCCCTTCACCGTCAACGAGCTGACGCTCAACGCCAACCCGTTGAAGGTGCGCGAGTACCTGGCCGCGGGCCTGCCGGTGGTCTCCACCGACATCCCCGAGGTGCGCAAGGTGGGGCTGTGCAAGATCGCCACGTCCACCGAGGACTTCGTGCGCAAGGTGGATGAGTGCCTCGCCGAGGGCCCGGGGCCGGACCGCACCCGCGCCGAGCGCATCTTCCACGAGAGCTGGGATGCGCGCGTGGAGGAGATCCGCTCCTTCGTGGGCGAGGCGATGATCAAGGCGGGCCGGGGCCTGTAGGAAAGCCTCACTCCGGAGAGAAAGACGCGCGGCCGGTGATGACATCCTCCAGCCGCGCGTACCGGGCCGCGATGCGGGCATAGTCCCGCGGCGTCACGGCCGGTTGATCCAGCGCGCGGGCGAGCTGCGCGCGGGCTTCCAGGTAGTGCCGCGCGGGAATCCCACAGCGCTGCTCCAGCAGCCGGGCCGCTTCCTCCTCGGAGAGCGTGAGGGCGATGCCCAGCCGCTCGTGCATGAGCTGGCGCAGGCCGTGGGCCAGCTCGGGCAGCAGCTCGCGCTCCACGCGGGAGCGGCGCGCGAGCCACCCCATGGAGCGGGCGTACTCGAGCGACGAGCGGTGCCGCACGGGCTGCAGGGGCCTGGGGGCGCCGAAGCGCGTGCCCCGGGACACCGCGTAGAGCAGGCCCACCGCCAGGCACTGGAGCGCGAACACCCAGATGCCCCGGGACAGGGGCGGGGGCGGCGCGGCGGCGTGGTGGAACTCGTCGAAGCGCAGCGGCCCCCGGGCGGCCAGCGCCTCCCAGAAGCGCAGGTTGTCCAGCAGCTCCAGGCGCCGGTTCTCCGCGAGGTCCGCCCCCGCCGCCACGTACACCTCGCCCTGGCCCAGGCCCAGCCGCCACAGCCCCACGGCGTTCTCCAGGCCCGCGAGCGGCACGGCCTCGGGCCGGCCCACCGTGACGCCCCGGTCCCGGGAGACCCGGAGGCTCTTCACCCCGTGCACCGCGCCCGCCGGCAGCCACACGTCCAGGGTGGTGCCCCCCAGATCCTGCGTGTCCGCGGGCAGGCCGCGCTCCCGGGTGGGCAGCAGCGGGCCCTGGTCCAGCTCCAGCCACAGCGACAGCGCGGGTTGTCCCTGCTCCTTCGCGTGCGAGACGAGGACGACGAGCGTTCCCCCGCCGCGCACGAAGCGCTCCAGGGCCGCCACCTCCCCGGGGCTCACGGCCCGGGCCTGGGGGGCGGGGAGGACGAGGGTCCGGGTGTCCGGGGGCAGCGACTCCAGGGAGTCCCGATGGGCCTCCACCGGGGCGCCGCCCTCCTTCAAGTAGAGGTACAGCGCGCGCAGCCCGAGCGGGCCGGGGTTGTCCACGGAGGGCACCGTGGACTCGGGGGGCGCCTGCCGCACGACGAGCCCCAGCGCCGCCGCGAGGGTGATGAGCAGGCCGAAGAACAGGGCCGTGCGCAGGTTCCTCATGCTGGGGCTCCCGGCGGCGAGCGGTGCAGCCGCTCCACCTCGTCCACGAAGCGGGCGGCCTCCTCGGCGGGCACGGGGGACAGCGAGTAGAACGCCTGGTCGTACCAGCGGGTCAGCCGCTCCACCTCCTGGACGAGGGAGGCGGGGGCGCCGCGGGCGGGCAGCTCGGCGGCGAGCTCACGGTTCGTCTTCACCCGGTCCGGGCGCGCCAGCCGCCGCTCCTCCAGCGTGGAGAGCAGGGCGAGCAGTCCCTGGCGGATGGCCTCGCGCGGATCCGGGACGAGCGCCGCCCGGGCCCGCTGAAGGTGCTCGCGCGGGGAGTCGAGTGCGAGCGGGGAGGCGGCTCCAGCGGCCGCCACGGGGGCCAGGGCCGGGGGGCGCCGCCAGCGCCGCAGCCGCAACAGGCCCCAGAGGATGACGGCCAGCGCCAGCCCCAGCATCACCGCCCGGGTGGCCACGGCGAAGCCCTGGGCGCCCCGGGACTGGAAGAAGCCGTCCATCCAGGCCTCTAGCTCCCGGAGCAGACGCTGGACGAAGTCCGAGTTGCGGCGGCGGGCCTGGGCGAACTCGGGACGGTCCAGGATGGCCTGGAGCCGGTCCCGGCTGCCCGCGGGGAGGGGCTCCTGGAGGGCCGCGGCGTCCTGGAGCGCGCAGGCTTCCTTCAGCCGGGTGGCCCCCGTGTGGGCCTGGGCCTCGGGCGTCCTGTCCTCGGGGAGGCTCAGGGGGAGGCCTCCCGCGCGCGCCTCGAGCTCCCGCATGAGGGCGGCGGCCTCGTCCGGCCGGTCCGCGGCGAGCGCTTCGAGCCGCTGCGCGCCGTCCCGTAGGTCCGTGCAGGGCAGCGAGGCCAGGAGCAGGGGCAGGGCGAGGGTCAGCACGGGGCGCTCACGGCAGGGGCCTCAGGCGGTGGGGCGGGGCGCATCGAGGCGGCGCTCGAGGTCCAGCCCTTCGCGGCGCATTCGCATGTCCAGGTAGAACATGGCGGAGAAGACGAGCGCGAGCGGCGTGAAGATCGACTGGCCCACCACCTGGAACAGCTCCACGGGGACCAGGAGCGTCTGGGGGATGGGGTTGGCCGCCACGGAGGCCGGATCGAACGGGTTGGCGTAGGAGAGGCGGACGATCCAGGCGGGCAGCCCGGAGACGAAGCTGATGGCGATGAGGATGCCGGACATGACGGTGAGCAGAATCATCGCCCGGACCTTCACATGGCCCAGGAACCCGGGCTGGACGCGCCCGGAGATGAGCCGCCCGGAGCGCCGGAAGGCGGCCACGGCGCCCAGGTCCTCCATGGCGAACACCGGGGCCAGCAGCGAGAAGCGCAGGAAGTACCAGAGGACCGCGGCCAGGAAGCCGAGGAGGGCCAGGAGGGCCCCCCCGGAGATCAGCACGATGCCCACGAGGCTGGAGGCCCCCGCGCTGTCCCGCGCCACCAGGAACCCCACCCCGAGCAGGAGCGCGCCCGGGAGCACCATGAGCAGCGCCGCGCCCACGGCCCAGAGCTGGGACAGGAGGTAGGCGCCCGTGAGGGAGGCCAGCTTGGCCCAGCCCCGCCGCAGGCCATCGGAGGGACGGGCCGCCTCGCCGAACTGGTGGGGCACCACGTAGCGGGTGACGGCCAGGGTGGCCAGCCAGTAGTTCCAGATGAGCACCAGCCAGAGCGCCGAGGAGGTGGCCAGGACGGCGCCGGCCTCTCCGAGCACGGCGAACGGATCGCTCTGGGTGGCGGCGCTGTCCTGGAGCAGGGCGGTGCTGCGCTCCAGGGAGAGCACCACCGTCTTGGTGAGGATGTAGTTGACCAGCTCGAAGCCGAAGCTCAGCAGGAACAGGGGCTTGAGGTGGGCGCGCCAGAAGGTGGCCGAGCGGTCGATCATCTCGCCGAGCGCCAGCGGACGCGGCTCCTGGATTCCGGGGGAGGGCTTCACGGGAGGCGCAGCATACGTGTCCCCTGGCTGTCAACGCACACGGATCTAATGAAGTCAGGGCGGATCTCGCTATAGTCCGCTTATGTTCATTGCCCTTCGCCCGCTCGCCGCCTCGGCCCTGGCGTTGATGCTGGCCTTGCCCGCCGCCGCGGCCGAGCCCTCGTCTTCCGCCTCCGCTCCGGGGGTTCAGGTCCCCACCGTGGATGCCCCCGTGCGCTCCCCTGAGCCGTTTCTCCGGGGCCACCGCTACGCCTTCGCCGCGGGCGGCGCGCTGCTGCTGGGCGGAATCGGCGTGGGCTTCTTCGCGCGCGGTGAGGCGCGGCGGGCCGACAGCCTGGAGTCGGCCCGCGAGGCCAGCTCGGCGCTGCACCGGGCGCGCGCGGCCTCCGCGACCGCCAACGTGATGTACGGGGTCGCCGGGCTCACCCTGGCGTACGGGCTGTTGCTGGAGTTCCTCCCCGAGCCCGCCGCGGATGCGGCGAGCCTCACCTACCACTTCTGAGAGAGCCCGTGGACGCAAGGTCGAGAGGTGGTTTTCTGGCGCTCGCCACCGTGCTGTCGGTGGCCGGGTGCATCATCTCCCAGGATGATGCCGTGAACCGCGCGTGCACGTCCGATACGGACTGCCCCCAGGCGTATGCCTGCCTGGAGCTGGGCGCGCAGCGCACGTGCGAGCTCATCTATCCGCCCTCGGTGGACGCGGGGCCCTCGGATGGAGGCCCTGGAGACGGCGGGGTGGTGCCCACGTACTGCGATGTGCAGCCCATCCTGAATGCCTCCTGTGTGTCGTCCTGCCATGGCGCGGACAACAGCAGCAGTGGCCAGAGGGGCTTCCGCCTGGACTACTACGAGCCCGAGGACGGCGGGGTGAAGGGCGCCAAGGCCATGGCCGACCGCATCAAGGCCCGGACGTTCGACGTGCGCACCATGCCGCCTGGCAGCTTCAGCCCGCAGCCCACCGACGCCGAGCGCGCGCGCGTGGCGCAGTGGGTGACGGGCGGCGCACTGCCCTGTGCCCCGGATGGAGGGGGCAACTGAACCCATCATGACAAGAGCCGTTACGAGTCTATACGTCAGCGCCGCGATGGTCCTCGCCGGCTGCTCCATCTCGGTGACCGACTTCGCGGGGAAGACCTGCGCGGCCGCCGAGGATTGCCCCGACCCCTACGTGTGCGTCGCGGCCCGTGCCGGGGCCGGGCGGACGTGTGAGTCGCTGGGGCTGCCCGACGTCGCCGATGGCGGCACCGAGCCGCTGCCGGATGGCGGCGACGGGCCCGTGCCCACCTGGTGCAACGACGTCAGGCCCATCCTCCTGGCCAACTGCATCTCGGGGTGCCACGGTGAGATGACCGGCGGCAGTGGCCGGCCGGATTTCCGGCTGGACGCTTACGAGCTGGATGGCGGGACGCCCAAGGGCGCCAAGGCCATGGCCGAGCGCATCAAGGTCCGGACCTACGATGACCGGAACATGCCCCCGCAGGGGCTCCCCGCGCCCACCGATGCCGAGCGGGAGCTCGTGGCCCGCTGGGCCGCCGCGGGCGCGCCCGAGTGTGGACCCCCCTTGGATGGAGGGACGGACGGCGGACCCTGACGCCGTGCCCGAAGTCCAGGCGGCCCCTTCAGCCCCCGGCCGCCTGGTTGCTTCCCCTGGGACGCGGCGCCCGTTTGGCAAGCGCTCCTCAAGGTGGATTCAAGCCCCCACTTTCTGCCCACAACCGCTGGGGGGCCCTCGCTCCCCGGCTCGGCACAAAAGGGGAGCATGTCATGCGGAAGCTCATGATTGCGGTGGCCACGGTCACGGGACTGGCTCTGACGGCGGGATGCAGCAAGCGCAACGAGGCGCAGGACGAGCGCCAGGAGCTGGCCAAGGCCCAGCAGGAGGCCCAGAAGGACATGGCGGAGATCCGCCAGGAGGCCTCCGAGGACCGGGCGGACATCCAACGTGAGGAGCAGGAAGAGGTGGCGGAGGCCCAGAAGGACGTCGCCGAGCAGCGCCAGGACGTCGCCGAGGCCGACAGCGAGCTGGCCGCGGAGTCCGGCAGCCTGGCGGCGAGCTCCACCGTCGAGGGCCGGGTCCAGTCCACCCTGGGCAACTCGCTGGTCCTCATCGTCCCGGGCAACGCCAACGCCGAGCTGAAGCTCAAGACGGACGACAAGACCCGCGTGACGGAGAACAACCGCGCCGTGGAGCTGGATGACTTCGACGAGGGCACCGAGGTGCGCGCCTCCTTCGTGAAGGACGGGGACGACATGGTGGCCCGTGATGTCGTCATCCTCTCGCCCGTGATGGACAAGTAGTCCCCCGGTCCACCGGGTTGGGCAGTTCCCAACGGCTCCCGCTTCGGCGGGGGCCGTTTTTCGTGATGTCTGCCCCCGCTGGTAGGGTGAAACCCATGAGGTTCACCCCCGTTTCCCCAGCCAGGTATAGCGCCCCTCCAAGGCGGCATGCGATTTCTGGTAGGATGCGGGGCGCCATACCTGTAAGGTTGGCATGCTCTCCCCGCCGTCCCACGCGCGGCTTTTCGTGTGTCTATCCAAGGAGTGCGCGAGATGTCCCGACCCCCCGAGCAGTCCCCGTCGAACCCCGTCATCCTCTTCTCCGCTGGAGCCACCTCGTACGAACTCATCCAGTACCTGGGTGACAGCAGCAACGCGGAGGTGTTGCTGGCGCGGCGCCGCTATGCCGACACCCTGGGCAGCGCGGTGCTCATCAAGCGGCTCCAGGGGGCCCGGAGCGCCGTCGACCGCGCGCGGCTCCTGGAGGAGTTCCAGCTCATCATCCAGCTTCACCACCCGTGTATCGCCCAGGTTTACCTCGTGCGCATCATCGACGGCCTGCCCCATGTCGTCATGGAGCACGTGGAGGGCAGCTCGCTGGAGACGCTGCTGAGCTGTGCCGCCATGCGGGGCCAGCCCCTGTCCGAGCCGTTCGCGGCCTACGTCGTGGGGGAGGTGGCCGACGCCCTGCACCATGCCCACACGCTGCGCAACCGCCACGGCCCCCTGGGCATCATCCACCGGGACGTGGGCCCCCGGAACATCCGGGTGAGCAGCCGGGGCCGTGTGAAGCTCACCGACTTCGCGGTGGCCTTCTCGCGGATGGAGGGGCGCATCGCCACCGTGGGGCCCCTGCTCAAGGGGGACATCGCCTACTCGGCGCCGGAGTACCTCCTGCTCCACCCGCTGGATGCCCGCTCGGACCTCTTTTCCCTGGGCGTGGTGCTGCTGGAGCTGGTGACGGGCAAGCACCTGCTGGACCTGGAGGAGGTGGAGCTGGCCATGCGGGGGGCGGGGCCGCCCTCGTCCCTCCAGGCCGCGCTGCGCAGCGAGGAGCAGAGCTGGGTCAACCCGCCGCAGATGGCCATGCGCATGGAGCGCTTCCGTCCGGAGCACGTGGAGCGGGCCACCCGGGACGTCTCCGCGCCCATGCGCGCCATCATCCAGCGCCTGCTGCGGCGCAACCCCGCCGAGCGGTTCCAGACGGCCCTGGAGCTGCGCCATGAGCTGTGGGGGTTCCTCGGGGGACTCGGGCGCTGCTATGGCCCCCGGGACGCGGAGCAGGAAGCCGCCGAGGTTCACACCGAGGCCCTGGAGCGCCATGGCGGCGCCCAGCTTCCCGAGGACGAGGCCTTCCCGGGCGCCTGGTCCGAGCTGCCCCGCAAACGCACGCCGTGAGCCGGCGGGTGCCTTGTCCCCCGGAGGCCGAGGCCTGAAACTGCAGGGCATGGGCGACGTGAACGAACTCCATCGGCGCTGGTGCATCGCGGACGGTCATGCGGATTCGCTCATGTGGAACCGCGATCTGTGTGTCCGGTCCCAGGAAGGGCACGTGGACTTTCCCCGGCTTCACGAGGCCGGGGTGAAATTGCAGTGCTTCACCCTCGTCACGCGGGGCTTCCCGTTCGTGGGCGGCTTTCCCGTGTTCGCCGCCTGGCGGGGCTGGCCCCGGCAGGCCCGCTCCAGCGAGTGGCACCGGGCCCTCTGGCAGATTGAGCAGCTGGAGGCCTTCTGCGGCCGCTCCGAGGGGCGGGTAGCGGTGACCCGCACCGCCGCGGCCCTGGAGGAGAACCTCGCGCAGGGGCGCCTGTCGGCCATCCTCGGGGTGGAGGGCGGCCACGCGCTGGAGGGGCAGGTGGCGCGCATCGCGGAGCTGCACGCGCGCGGGGTGCGCTTCATGGGGCTCACCCACCTGTCCAACAACGCGCTGGGCGGCTCCTCGTTTCCCATGATGGGCAACCGGGGGCTCACCCCGCTGGGGCGCGAGGTGGTGGAGGAGATGACGCGCGTGGGCATGAGCGTGGATGTGGCGCATGCCTCCGAGCGCACCCTGGAGGAGCTGTTCACCCTGTCGCCCTCGGTGCGGTTCTTCTCCTCGCACACGGGCGTGCGGGGCGCGGGCGGCGGGTGGCGCAACCTCTCGGATGCGTCCTTGCGGTGCATCGCGGAGCGGGGCGGGGTGGTGGGCATCATCCTGGCGCCCGTGTACCTGGGGGGAGACACCCTGGAGGATGTGGCCCGGCACATCGAGCATGCGCTGAGCGTCATGGGGGAGGAGGGGGTGGCGATTGGCTCCGACTATGACGGGATGGTGGCGCTGCCCAAGGGCATGCGGGACGTGACGGACCTGCCCCGCCTCACCGAGGTGCTGCTGCGGCGCCACCCGGAGGCCCGGGTGGAGCGCATCCTGGGGGGAAACTTCCGGCGGTTCTTCCGGGAGACGCTCGGCGGTTGACCGGCCTCGCGCCGCCCGTGATAGTCGGCCTTCGCATGAACCGACTCCGCGCGCTCCTTCCGCTGGTGGGCTGTCTCCTTCTCGCCGGGTGTGGGGATGATCCCGCCGATGGGGAGTCTTGCGAGGGCGGCGGCTACGTGTGCGCCTCCAAGGCCGAGGCCCTGGAGTGCCGCCAGGGCCAGTGGCGGGCCATTCCCTGCCGGGGCTCGCAGGGGTGCCAGGAGTCGGGCGACACCATCCGCTGCGATACCTCCTCCAACCTCGCCGGGGACAACTGCGGCTCCAGCGCCGAGGGCCGGGGCCTGTGCCGCATCGACGGCCTGGCGGTGCTGGAGTGCCGGCTGGGGGTGCTCGTGGAGGCGCAGACCTGCCGGAGCTGCAGCGCCTCGGGCGAACAGATCATCTGCCAGCAGTAGGGCTCTCCGCTGAGCCTGGGCGGCGTGCCCGCCCTCCGGTTGGCGCGCTGCACCCCCCGTGCCTACCTTCCATTCGGGAGTGGGGAAGGGGGGCGGTATGGTGGGGTGGACCCCGTGGGGGGTGTTGGTGTGGGTGTTGGGGGCGTGTTCGGTTCCGGACAAGCCTTCCGAGCGTTTCGAGCCTCCGGTGGCCGCGTCCGTGGCCTGGAGGCAGGCCGGGCCTGCGGCCGAGTTGCAAGTACCGGCGGTGCGGTTCGTTCGTGCCAAGGCCTCCGAGGCCAGGCAGGCCCGCCGGGGAGATGCGTCCTGGCGCCGCGGCAAGCCCGCGAAGCCCGAGGAGCTCGATGTCCACGTCTCCCTGAGTTCCGCGCAGTGGGGCGAGCCCGTGACGGTGAAGGTGTCCACCCCGGGTGCCGCGGACCTGCGCGTGGAGGTGTTCCGCCAGGGGTTCTATGGCGGCGCGGGGGCCCTCAAGGTGTGGGACGGGGGCTCGCGGAAGGCGGCCACGGCCGCGCCCTGTCCCCGGGTCCAGGACGTGGCCGTGCGCCCGTGTCCGGCGCAGGAGACGTTCTCCTTCACGGTGGAGAAGGACTGGAGCCCTGGGCTCTACCTGGTGAAGGTGACGCGCGCGGATGGGGTGCGGAGCCTGCACTCGCTGCTGGTCAAGGCGCGGCCGGCCGCGGCCCCGCAGACGTAATCGCCACCGGGCCGATGCCCCCGCCGCCTGCTACCGCGCATCGCCTGGGGGATGCTGCTTGAACCACTGGGCGATGCCCTCCATCTCGGGCTCGAAGACGCCCGGGGTGAAGTTGATCATCCCCGCGCGTTGCGGGCTCCGGTTCTCGAAGTCGTGAGGCACCCCGCCAGGCACGAGCACGAAGGAACCGGTGGGCGCATCGATCCACTTCTTGCCGACGAGGATGCTCATCGTGCCTTCGATGACGAAGAACACATCGTCCTCCGGGTGCGAGTGCTCACCGGGGCCCTGGGTGTTCGGCTCGAGCCACCATTCGGAGATGGAGTAGGCCTGCGCCGTCTCGTCGCCGTCGGCCTTGAACACGGCGCTGATTCTTCCCATCGGATACTGACGTCCCTCACCGGGGGTGAGAACGATGGGCTTGCGCGCCGGCTTGTGTGTGGTCATGGCAGGGCCTTCCTTCGAGACACTTGTTCAAGGGGAGAGGGCACCCAGGAAGCGGTCGAGCACCGCGTTGAACCGCTCGGGCTGCTCCTGGTTGGCCAGGTGGCCCGCGCCCGGGATGACTTCCAGCTGGGCGCCCGAGATGAGGCCCGCGAGCTGCTGGGCCTTCTCGGGCGGTGTCACCGCGTCCTGTTCGCCCACCACCACGAGCGCGGGGCCCGCGTAGCGCGCGAGGACATCCTTGCTGTCGTGCCGCAAGGCCATGCCCCGCTGAGCGGCCGCCACGGCGGCGGGCGGGGCCGCCCGCATCAGCGCCGCCACCTGCTGGCCCACGGGGGAGTCCGGCCCGGCGGCCACCAGGCGCGGCAGCAGGGTCTGCACGAGCGGCTCGATGCCCTTGTCCAGCGCCTCCACGGCGGAGGCCTCGCGCCGGGCCCGGCCCGCCTCGTCATCCGCGGTGGCCTGGGTGTCCGCGAGCACCAGCCCGCGCACCCGCCCCGCGTCCTCGCGCAGGAGCGCCATGGCCACATACCCGCCCATGGACACCCCACCCACCACCGCCGTGTCGATCTTCAGCGCGTCCAGCAACGCCAGGGCATCGCGCGCCAGGAGGGCCATCTCCGAGGGCCCCTCGCCCTGGCCGCTCTGCCCGAAGCCCCGCTGGTCCGGGACGATGAAGCGGTAGCGCCCCGGCAGCGCGGCCACCTGCGCGTCGAACGCCGCGCCATTCAGGGGAAAGGCGTGGAGCAGCAGGACGGGCAGGCCCTGGCCCACGTCGCGGTAGCGCAGGGGAACTCCATCCACGGTCACAGTCAGCACGGGCGCCTCCAGGGGGCTCAGAGCCACTTCTTGTGTTTGAACCAGCCGACGAGCGCGAGCGGGAACGCCACGAGCAGGCCCCACATCGCGTAGTAGTAGCCGCGCCCCGAGAGTGCATCGAAGTTCTGGCCGAAGAAGCCGACGATGAAGGACAGGGGCAGGAAGAGGGTGGCGAAGATGGTGAGCTGCTTGGTGATGTCGTTCGTCTTGTTGGCCACCATGGACAGGTAGCCGTCCATCGCGTTGCCGAGGATGTCGCGCCCGGAGTCGATCTGCTCGTACACCCGGATGAGGTGATCGTACACGTCCCGGAAGTACAGCGTGGTGCGCTCCTGGATGGGGGGGATGCCGCCGCGCGACAGCAGCCCCACCACGTCCCGCTGTGGCGAGAGCACCCGGCGGAAATGCACCAGCATGCGCTTGAGCTCGAAGATGCGCTGCAGCTGCGCCCGGTCCGGCTGCTCGAAGATGGCCGTCTCCAGGTTCTCCAGCTCTTCGCTGAAGGCATCCAGGATGGGGAACTGCCGGTCCACCAGCGTGTCCGCCAGCATGTAGAGGATGAAGTCCGCCCCGCGCCCGAGCGTCGCCGGGGGGTCGGCCTCCACGCGGCGGCGCACCTCGTCGTGGGCATCGAACGGGAATTCGTGAACGCTGATGAGCCAGCCGGGCCCGAGGAAGAAGTGGTGCTCGTGTAGGGTCAGGTCGCAGATGTCCTTGCCGGTGGTGAAGCCCTGCAGGACGACGAAGTGGTGCTCGGGGTAGGCCTCGAGCTTGGGGCGCTGGTCCAGGTGGAGGCAGTCCTCGACGGCCAGCTTGTGGAGGCGGAAGCGCTCGGCGAGCCGGCGCATGCCCTCCTCCCCCGGGGTGAGGACGTCGATCCACTTGGTGCCGGGCTGCTCCAGGAGCTCTTCGCCCCCGCTGAGTACCCGGCCCTCTTGGAGGAGGCAGACCTGGACCTTCATGACACGGCTCTCCGGACTGGAAATATCGGCTCGCGTGCGATTGCTAGAACCAAACAGGGTGAGAAGTCGAGACCCCGGCGGCACGGGAACCGTCTAGAGTGCCCACCCGTGTCCGAAGAATCCTCCCTGGCCCCCCTCTCTCCCAGGCTCGAGCAGATCCTCCAGGCGCTGCCGGATCAGATCTTCGCGGACCGGCTGAGAAAGGTATACGCCGCCGCCACGCAGGCCATCGCGCGGCTGAGCGACATGGATGTGGTGAAGTACGAGACGGACTCCAC
This window encodes:
- a CDS encoding DUF4350 domain-containing protein; amino-acid sequence: MRNLRTALFFGLLITLAAALGLVVRQAPPESTVPSVDNPGPLGLRALYLYLKEGGAPVEAHRDSLESLPPDTRTLVLPAPQARAVSPGEVAALERFVRGGGTLVVLVSHAKEQGQPALSLWLELDQGPLLPTRERGLPADTQDLGGTTLDVWLPAGAVHGVKSLRVSRDRGVTVGRPEAVPLAGLENAVGLWRLGLGQGEVYVAAGADLAENRRLELLDNLRFWEALAARGPLRFDEFHHAAAPPPPLSRGIWVFALQCLAVGLLYAVSRGTRFGAPRPLQPVRHRSSLEYARSMGWLARRSRVERELLPELAHGLRQLMHERLGIALTLSEEEAARLLEQRCGIPARHYLEARAQLARALDQPAVTPRDYARIAARYARLEDVITGRASFSPE
- a CDS encoding DUF4129 domain-containing protein gives rise to the protein MLTLALPLLLASLPCTDLRDGAQRLEALAADRPDEAAALMRELEARAGGLPLSLPEDRTPEAQAHTGATRLKEACALQDAAALQEPLPAGSRDRLQAILDRPEFAQARRRNSDFVQRLLRELEAWMDGFFQSRGAQGFAVATRAVMLGLALAVILWGLLRLRRWRRPPALAPVAAAGAASPLALDSPREHLQRARAALVPDPREAIRQGLLALLSTLEERRLARPDRVKTNRELAAELPARGAPASLVQEVERLTRWYDQAFYSLSPVPAEEAARFVDEVERLHRSPPGAPA
- a CDS encoding serine/threonine-protein kinase; the protein is MSRPPEQSPSNPVILFSAGATSYELIQYLGDSSNAEVLLARRRYADTLGSAVLIKRLQGARSAVDRARLLEEFQLIIQLHHPCIAQVYLVRIIDGLPHVVMEHVEGSSLETLLSCAAMRGQPLSEPFAAYVVGEVADALHHAHTLRNRHGPLGIIHRDVGPRNIRVSSRGRVKLTDFAVAFSRMEGRIATVGPLLKGDIAYSAPEYLLLHPLDARSDLFSLGVVLLELVTGKHLLDLEEVELAMRGAGPPSSLQAALRSEEQSWVNPPQMAMRMERFRPEHVERATRDVSAPMRAIIQRLLRRNPAERFQTALELRHELWGFLGGLGRCYGPRDAEQEAAEVHTEALERHGGAQLPEDEAFPGAWSELPRKRTP
- a CDS encoding dipeptidase codes for the protein MGDVNELHRRWCIADGHADSLMWNRDLCVRSQEGHVDFPRLHEAGVKLQCFTLVTRGFPFVGGFPVFAAWRGWPRQARSSEWHRALWQIEQLEAFCGRSEGRVAVTRTAAALEENLAQGRLSAILGVEGGHALEGQVARIAELHARGVRFMGLTHLSNNALGGSSFPMMGNRGLTPLGREVVEEMTRVGMSVDVAHASERTLEELFTLSPSVRFFSSHTGVRGAGGGWRNLSDASLRCIAERGGVVGIILAPVYLGGDTLEDVARHIEHALSVMGEEGVAIGSDYDGMVALPKGMRDVTDLPRLTEVLLRRHPEARVERILGGNFRRFFRETLGG
- a CDS encoding N,N-dimethylformamidase beta subunit family domain-containing protein, with amino-acid sequence MVGWTPWGVLVWVLGACSVPDKPSERFEPPVAASVAWRQAGPAAELQVPAVRFVRAKASEARQARRGDASWRRGKPAKPEELDVHVSLSSAQWGEPVTVKVSTPGAADLRVEVFRQGFYGGAGALKVWDGGSRKAATAAPCPRVQDVAVRPCPAQETFSFTVEKDWSPGLYLVKVTRADGVRSLHSLLVKARPAAAPQT
- a CDS encoding cupin domain-containing protein, with the translated sequence MTTHKPARKPIVLTPGEGRQYPMGRISAVFKADGDETAQAYSISEWWLEPNTQGPGEHSHPEDDVFFVIEGTMSILVGKKWIDAPTGSFVLVPGGVPHDFENRSPQRAGMINFTPGVFEPEMEGIAQWFKQHPPGDAR
- a CDS encoding alpha/beta fold hydrolase, with protein sequence MLTVTVDGVPLRYRDVGQGLPVLLLHAFPLNGAAFDAQVAALPGRYRFIVPDQRGFGQSGQGEGPSEMALLARDALALLDALKIDTAVVGGVSMGGYVAMALLREDAGRVRGLVLADTQATADDEAGRARREASAVEALDKGIEPLVQTLLPRLVAAGPDSPVGQQVAALMRAAPPAAVAAAQRGMALRHDSKDVLARYAGPALVVVGEQDAVTPPEKAQQLAGLISGAQLEVIPGAGHLANQEQPERFNAVLDRFLGALSP
- the corA gene encoding magnesium/cobalt transporter CorA; translation: MKVQVCLLQEGRVLSGGEELLEQPGTKWIDVLTPGEEGMRRLAERFRLHKLAVEDCLHLDQRPKLEAYPEHHFVVLQGFTTGKDICDLTLHEHHFFLGPGWLISVHEFPFDAHDEVRRRVEADPPATLGRGADFILYMLADTLVDRQFPILDAFSEELENLETAIFEQPDRAQLQRIFELKRMLVHFRRVLSPQRDVVGLLSRGGIPPIQERTTLYFRDVYDHLIRVYEQIDSGRDILGNAMDGYLSMVANKTNDITKQLTIFATLFLPLSFIVGFFGQNFDALSGRGYYYAMWGLLVAFPLALVGWFKHKKWL